In the genome of Pseudomonas lalucatii, the window GGTCTGCTTGATCGCCAGCACGTGGGGGTCCTTGGCCGCCTGGCGCAGCAGGTCGACCACCGGGGTGAAGGACTCGAAGGGGTGCAGCAGGAGGATGTCCTGCTTGCTGACCACGCTGAAGATGTTCTCGCTGTTCTGCAGCAGCTTGGGAATCACCGGGGTGAAGGGCGTGTACTGCAGTTCCGGGTGGCTATCCAGGCCGGTGATGCTGAACAGCCGGGTCAGGTTGACCGGGCCGCCGACCTGGTACAGCTCGCCCTCGGTCAGGCCGAACTGCTTGAGCAGGTAGTCGGTCAGGTGCTTCGGACAGGTATCGACCACCTCCAGGCGCACCGCGTCGCCGTAGCGCCGCGAGAACAGCTCGCCGCGCAGGGCGCGGGCCAGGTCCTCGACGTCCTCGGTGTCCACCGACAGGTCGGCGTTGCGGGTCAGGCGGAACTGGTAGCAGCCCTTGACCTTCATGCCCTGGAACAGGTCGTCGGCATGGGCGTGGATCATCGAGGAGAGGAACACGTAGTTGGCGCCCGGACCGCCCACCTCCTCCGGCACCCGGATCACCCGCGGCAGCAGCCGCGGCGCCGGGATGATCGCCAGGCCCGAGTCGCGGCCGAAGGCGTCGACGCCCTCCAGTTCGACGATGAAGTTCAGGCTCTTGTTCACCAGCAGCGGGAAGGGATGGGTCGGGTCGAGGCCGATGGGGGTGATGATCGGTGCGATCTCGTCGCGGAAGTAGCGGCGCACCCAGGCCTTGACCTTGGTGTTCCAGTGGCGGCGGCGGATGAAATTGATGTTGTGCTTGGCCAGGGCCGGGAACAGCACGTCGTTGAGGATGGCGTACTGGCGGCCGACCTGCTCGTGCACCAACTCGGAAATCCGCGCCAGCGCCTGGTGCGGCTGCAGGCCGTCGGCGCCGGCCTGCTCGCGGGCGAAGTTGATCTGCTTCTTCAGGCCGGCGACACGGATCTCGAAGAACTCGTCGAGGTTGCTGGAGAAGATCAGCAGGAACTTCAGCCGCTCGAGCAGCGGATAGGACTCGTCCAGCGCCTGTTCCAGCACGCGGATGTTGAACTGCAGCTGCGACAGCTCGCGGTGGATGTACAGGCTGCTGTCGTCCAGGCTCGGCACCACCAGCGGCGGCGCCGGGGTGGGCGCCTCGACGGGCGCCGGCTCCGGCAACTCGACGGGCGGCTGCTGGGGATCGAGCACTTCGCTCTGGGTGAGTCCTTCGGTGTTCATCGTGTCGTCCTGGGGGACTAGCGCCCCTGCTGCAAGAGTTCTGCCGCGCGAACGGCGAAATAGGTGAGGATGCCATCGGCGCCGGCGCGCTTGAAAGCCGTCAAGGACTCGAGGATCACCGCCTCGGAGAGCCAGCCGTTCTGGATCGCCGCCATGTGCATGGCGTACTCGCCGCTGACCTGATAGACAAAGGTCGGCACGCGGAATTCGTTCTTCACCCGGGCGAGGATGTCCAGGTAGGGCATGCCCGGCTTGACCATGACCATGTCGGCGCCTTCGGCCAGGTCGGCGGCCACCTCGTGCAGGGCCTCGTCGCTGTTGGCCGGGTCCATCTGGTAGCCGAGCTTGTTGCCCTTGCCGAGGTTGGCCGCCGAGCCGACCGCATCGCGGAACGGCCCGTAGTAGGCGCTGGCGTACTTGGCCGAGTAGGCCATGATGCGCACGTTGCTGTGCTCGGCCAGCTCCAGCGCCTCGCGGATCGCCTGCACCCGGCCGTCCATCATGTCCGAGGGCGCCAGCACCTGGGCGCCGGCCGCGGCATGGGACAGCGCCTGCTTGACCAGGGCGTCGACGGTGA includes:
- the ppk1 gene encoding polyphosphate kinase 1, producing MNTEGLTQSEVLDPQQPPVELPEPAPVEAPTPAPPLVVPSLDDSSLYIHRELSQLQFNIRVLEQALDESYPLLERLKFLLIFSSNLDEFFEIRVAGLKKQINFAREQAGADGLQPHQALARISELVHEQVGRQYAILNDVLFPALAKHNINFIRRRHWNTKVKAWVRRYFRDEIAPIITPIGLDPTHPFPLLVNKSLNFIVELEGVDAFGRDSGLAIIPAPRLLPRVIRVPEEVGGPGANYVFLSSMIHAHADDLFQGMKVKGCYQFRLTRNADLSVDTEDVEDLARALRGELFSRRYGDAVRLEVVDTCPKHLTDYLLKQFGLTEGELYQVGGPVNLTRLFSITGLDSHPELQYTPFTPVIPKLLQNSENIFSVVSKQDILLLHPFESFTPVVDLLRQAAKDPHVLAIKQTLYRSGANSEIVDALVEAARNGKEVTAVIELRARFDEESNLALASRLQAAGAVVIYGVVGFKTHAKMMLILRRENGDIVRYAHVGTGNYHAGNARLYTDYSLLTADVALGEDVAKLFSQLIGMGKTLRMKKLLHAPFTLKKTLLDLIGRETVLAGEGKPAHIIAKFNSLTDAKIIRALYKASQAGVKIDLVVRGMCCLRPGIPGVSHNIQVRSIIGRFLEHTRVFYFLNEGEEKIYLSSADWMERNLDKRVETCFPVEGKKLITRVKKELESYLTDNTQAWVLQPDGRYLRCSPTGNQNSRSAQAALLEKLTAPVVSAR
- the hemB gene encoding porphobilinogen synthase, coding for MSFTPANRLFPATRLRRNRRDEFARRLVREHRLSVDDLILPVFVLDGDGRREAVPSMPGVERLSIDLLLQEAERWVALGIPALALFPVTPLEKKSLDGAEAWNPDGIAQRAIRALRARFPELGVISDVALDPFTTHGQDGILDDSGYVQNDVTVDALVKQALSHAAAGAQVLAPSDMMDGRVQAIREALELAEHSNVRIMAYSAKYASAYYGPFRDAVGSAANLGKGNKLGYQMDPANSDEALHEVAADLAEGADMVMVKPGMPYLDILARVKNEFRVPTFVYQVSGEYAMHMAAIQNGWLSEAVILESLTAFKRAGADGILTYFAVRAAELLQQGR